One Burkholderia sp. 9120 genomic window, GCGAATGCTGCGTGATGCGTTGCTCGCCTTCTTCGACGAACTTCGCGTAGTTCAGGTCGCGGCCGTCCGGCGGCACACGGAAGTAATCGCCCATGTCTTCGGCGCAGGCCATTTCCTCGCGGCTGAGCAGCGCCTCGTACAGCTTCTCGCCGTGACGCGTACCGATCACGTGGACCGGGTGCTCCGGCTTGCCCATCAATGCCAGAATCGCCGTGGTCAGGACTTCGACGGTGGCGGCCGGCGCCTTCTGCACGAAGATGTCGCCATTGTTGCCATGCTCGAAGCCGTACAGCACGAGGTCGACCGCGTCGGCCAGCGTCATCATGAAGCGCGTCATGCTCGGGTCGGTGACGGTGATCGGCTTGCCCGCCAGCACCTGCGCGACGAACAGCGGGATCACGGAACCGCGCGACGCCATCACGTTGCCGTAGCGCGTACCGCAGATCATCGTGTCGGTGCCTTCGAGGTTACGGCTGGCGGCGACCATCACCTTTTCCATCATCGCCTTGCTAATCCCCATCGCGTTGATGGGGTACACGGCCTTGTCGGTGCTCAGGCAGACGATACGCTTCACGCCCTGCTCGATGCCGGCTTCCAGAACGTTCTCCGTGCCCAGCACGTTGGTTCGGACGGCCTCCATCGGGTAAAACTCGCACGACGGCACCTGCTTCAACGCCGCGGCGTGGAACACGTAATCCACGCCCCGCATGGCGGACGCCACGCTGCGCTTGTCGCGCACGTCGCCGATATAAAACTTCAGCTTGGAATTCGCGTAACGCTTGCGCATGTCGTCCTGCTTTTTCTCGTCCCGGCTGAAAACGCGGATTTCCGCGATGTCCGAGTCCAGAAAGCGACGAAGAATGGCATTGCCGAACGACCCGGTTCCACCGGTCACGAGCAGGGTCTTCCCGCTAAAGAAATTCATCGAAGTCATTATCAGGTGGTCCTATGCCAGTTTAAGTTTCAGGGAAATAAGCCTCAACGCGAGCGCCCACAGAAAACGGGCCCTGGACCTGAGCACCACGTGCAACGCGCGCCGTTTTTCCACGGTGACATTTTTGCCGTGAATTCGGTGCAGCAGCGTGGGCGTACGCAGATTGAGAACCGAACTGATCGAACTTGCAACCAATGCAAACCAAATGTCATGAGACTCGATGCCCTTCGGAATCGGCAGGCACGATTGCAGCAATTCACGCCTCAGCAAAAAGGTACAGCCAAAATAGGGCGCGCGACCCATAAAAATCGAGCTGATCTGCGCCAGCCGGGTGGCCTTCGTCGCGCCTAGCAGCCGGTATTCGCCCATTTTTTGCCCTTGCGCGTCGATCAGGTCGAAGTTGCTGGCCACGAGGCTCACCGACGGGTCTTCGTTCAGTTTCGCCAGCATGCTCTGAACACGCCCCGGCAACCAGACATCATCCTGGTCGGACAGAAAGATGTAGTCACCCTTGGCGAGCGTCATGGCCTTTTCGAAATTCCGCACATGCCCAAGGTTGATTTCATTCCGGTGGATGCGGATCCGCGGATCGTTATAAGCAGCCAGTATCGAAATCGTTTCGTCACTCGACCGATCGTCGCAGATTACGATTTCATCAGCATCACCAATTTGACTGATAATAGAGTCCAATTGCTCGACAATATAATTGGCACCATTATATGTGGCGATACACACGCTAATCATATTTCCACCCATTTACATCAATTTCATAGCGACTCACAAGTCGTCCGCAAGCAGAAATTATTTACCCCTAATTAGAGGTCCGCGTTTTATTTCTCTCGATTGCCTCGACGAACCTTAACTCTCCGTCGTCGCGGGCGGCGTCCATCATTACCTTGTCCACCCAATAACTCTGATAGGGCACGTAAGAAATAAACGCCGGATCCATCAGAAATTTGAGCAACGCCGCCATTGAAATCATGGCTCCAGCCAGCACGAACAGCGCATTGCGCCGGTCCATAAAATACTTCGACAAGGTACAGGCCTGAATCACGACAGCAAATATCTGAACGCGATTCCAGAAAACCGGCAGCATCCACGCGACCACCTGGAAGAACAGCAGGTAGAACACACTCCATTTCACGAGGCGCGCTTTGTCGTCATCGTCCGAATCACGCATGATCCAGACGAAGAACGCCAGATTCAGCAGAATGTAGCCAATACTGCCGGCGCTCACCTGCTTGACCGTCGCTTCGTCCAGATAAAAAACGATCTTCTCCGAGAACGGCAATGAATCCATCATCCCTGAACTTGCCGCGGCCAGAATCACGTGCACGAACAGGAAGCCAATAACCAGCGTCAGGATCGCCAGGCGAAGCGTGAGCCGCCGGTTGAGCAGGAAGATGACCGGCAGAAAGGCCAGCGAGAAAAAGTGAAATCCCGCCGCCACGAAAATTAGCAAATAGCCAAGCCATTTGCGATGCTGCGCGATAAACATCAACGCTAGCAAAACAAAGGACATGGCGAGCGAATAGCGCGTGGTGGCCATCTGCGTCGCAAGATACACCCACGAATAATAGATCGCGGCCAACCCGCAGAAACTTGCGCCCCACGCT contains:
- a CDS encoding polysaccharide biosynthesis protein, yielding MNFFSGKTLLVTGGTGSFGNAILRRFLDSDIAEIRVFSRDEKKQDDMRKRYANSKLKFYIGDVRDKRSVASAMRGVDYVFHAAALKQVPSCEFYPMEAVRTNVLGTENVLEAGIEQGVKRIVCLSTDKAVYPINAMGISKAMMEKVMVAASRNLEGTDTMICGTRYGNVMASRGSVIPLFVAQVLAGKPITVTDPSMTRFMMTLADAVDLVLYGFEHGNNGDIFVQKAPAATVEVLTTAILALMGKPEHPVHVIGTRHGEKLYEALLSREEMACAEDMGDYFRVPPDGRDLNYAKFVEEGEQRITQHSHGEDYNSHNTHRLDVEGMKALLLKLDFMQRIARGEHAVAEE
- a CDS encoding glycosyltransferase family 2 protein, which gives rise to MGGNMISVCIATYNGANYIVEQLDSIISQIGDADEIVICDDRSSDETISILAAYNDPRIRIHRNEINLGHVRNFEKAMTLAKGDYIFLSDQDDVWLPGRVQSMLAKLNEDPSVSLVASNFDLIDAQGQKMGEYRLLGATKATRLAQISSIFMGRAPYFGCTFLLRRELLQSCLPIPKGIESHDIWFALVASSISSVLNLRTPTLLHRIHGKNVTVEKRRALHVVLRSRARFLWALALRLISLKLKLA
- a CDS encoding EpsG family protein, which gives rise to MTLYLAVFFILWGLFFVSTIKGELVVPFEYLALAIFIVFAGQRFETGNDWLTYRDHYLALQLYGFSGGDSPQFPAFEPLYVLTVWLFSRVADFQTFLLVVAAVNGLVLYRFAKAWGASFCGLAAIYYSWVYLATQMATTRYSLAMSFVLLALMFIAQHRKWLGYLLIFVAAGFHFFSLAFLPVIFLLNRRLTLRLAILTLVIGFLFVHVILAAASSGMMDSLPFSEKIVFYLDEATVKQVSAGSIGYILLNLAFFVWIMRDSDDDDKARLVKWSVFYLLFFQVVAWMLPVFWNRVQIFAVVIQACTLSKYFMDRRNALFVLAGAMISMAALLKFLMDPAFISYVPYQSYWVDKVMMDAARDDGELRFVEAIERNKTRTSN